One window of the Paenibacillus beijingensis genome contains the following:
- a CDS encoding threonine synthase, translated as MNYICETCGSLFDIKSNVWKCNCGGLLRLEYKKKPLDFNSTALSRNHSLWKYINALPFDEKDPWNEVTMGEGGTPLILVEPHLYAKADYYMPTLSFKDRGAVVVIAMAKKWGVKKVVVDSSGNAGTSISAYSARAGMECEVFVPSSTSDKKLKQIEAHGATIHKIQGSREDTAEAAIHKVESEHLFYASHIYNPLFWEGTKTYFYEAFEQLDGNMPEAFVVPVGNGTLLMGAYIAFQEMVAWGVIDKMPKILAVQAENCAPIVNAFARGEKTVEPCRNIGTIAEGIAIAAPARGREIMEAIQKTNGDIIGVSEEKILDARQKLASKGIYVEITSAANYAGYLDYVKKYPELKNKNIVLPLCGAGIKT; from the coding sequence ATGAACTATATTTGCGAAACATGCGGCTCATTATTCGATATAAAGAGCAACGTTTGGAAATGTAATTGCGGCGGATTGTTGCGTTTAGAATATAAAAAAAAACCATTAGATTTTAATTCTACAGCTCTGTCGAGGAATCATTCTTTATGGAAATACATCAATGCTCTTCCTTTTGATGAAAAGGATCCTTGGAATGAGGTAACGATGGGAGAAGGTGGCACTCCGTTAATTTTAGTGGAACCCCATTTATATGCAAAAGCCGATTACTATATGCCTACGCTTTCTTTCAAGGATAGAGGAGCAGTTGTCGTTATTGCGATGGCAAAAAAATGGGGTGTGAAAAAGGTGGTTGTCGATAGCAGCGGGAATGCGGGCACCTCAATTTCAGCTTACAGTGCACGAGCAGGGATGGAGTGTGAAGTATTCGTACCTTCTTCGACTTCGGATAAAAAATTGAAGCAAATCGAAGCGCATGGAGCAACCATTCATAAAATACAAGGAAGCCGGGAGGATACTGCGGAAGCAGCCATTCATAAAGTGGAAAGTGAACATTTATTTTATGCTAGTCACATTTACAACCCCTTATTTTGGGAGGGAACGAAAACCTACTTTTACGAGGCGTTTGAACAACTCGACGGAAATATGCCTGAGGCTTTTGTTGTACCCGTCGGGAACGGTACTTTGCTGATGGGGGCATATATAGCTTTTCAGGAAATGGTGGCTTGGGGTGTCATTGATAAAATGCCAAAGATATTAGCTGTACAAGCAGAAAATTGTGCTCCTATTGTAAATGCTTTTGCAAGAGGGGAGAAAACAGTAGAACCATGCAGAAATATCGGCACCATAGCTGAAGGAATTGCGATCGCCGCCCCTGCAAGAGGCAGAGAAATCATGGAGGCGATTCAAAAAACAAACGGTGACATCATTGGGGTATCTGAGGAAAAGATATTAGACGCAAGACAAAAATTAGCATCGAAGGGCATTTATGTGGAAATTACATCTGCGGCGAATTATGCAGGTTATTTAGATTATGTTAAGAAATATCCCGAACTGAAAAACAAGAACATCGTTCTACCTTTATGTGGAGCTGGAATTAAAACATGA
- a CDS encoding nitroreductase family protein codes for MDAQKEGATIAKVIRERRSIRDFKPDPISVELVIELLNDAVWAPNHGLREPWRFILFQGEGKKKFAHAVIETYTAENKAKWEQQMLKYYLDVPLHLVVVMKEDPRQKKWEEDFSATSALIQNFQLLAWEKGVGVVWKTNDYNLEPSFHKAAGIKPGEKIVGTLHIGYFEKAPKPAPRTKAEERLTIISGN; via the coding sequence ATGGACGCCCAAAAGGAAGGCGCAACGATTGCGAAGGTTATTCGAGAGCGCCGTTCGATAAGAGACTTTAAACCAGATCCAATTTCTGTCGAGCTTGTGATTGAATTGCTTAACGATGCAGTATGGGCACCCAATCATGGTCTGAGGGAACCTTGGCGATTTATCCTATTTCAAGGCGAAGGCAAAAAGAAATTTGCCCATGCTGTTATTGAAACGTATACAGCCGAAAATAAAGCGAAATGGGAACAGCAAATGCTGAAGTATTATCTGGATGTACCGCTTCACTTGGTTGTTGTGATGAAGGAGGATCCTAGGCAGAAGAAATGGGAGGAAGATTTCTCGGCCACTTCAGCGCTCATTCAGAACTTTCAACTGCTAGCTTGGGAAAAAGGCGTTGGTGTTGTATGGAAAACGAATGACTACAATTTGGAGCCTAGTTTTCATAAGGCAGCTGGAATTAAGCCAGGGGAGAAGATAGTAGGCACACTACACATTGGATATTTTGAAAAAGCACCAAAACCGGCGCCGCGAACAAAAGCGGAAGAGAGATTGACAATCATCAGTGGTAATTGA
- a CDS encoding M42 family metallopeptidase gives MNQQTLQMFKTLTELPGTSGNEHLIRQYMREKLGLYADAIVQDRLGSIFGVRNGPEKGPTIMVAGHMDEVGFMVTSITENGMIRFQTLGGWWNQVLLAQRVQIITDKGPIIGVIGSIPPHLLDEVKRSKPMEIKEMLIDVGADNKEEVQQMGIKPGQQITPICPFTPMANPKKILAKAWDNRYGCGLAIELLESVKDETLPNILYSGATVQEEVGFRGAQTAANMIKPDLFFALDASPANDMAGDKNEFGQLGKGVLLRILDRTMVTHRGMREFVLDTAEQNDIPYQYFVSPGGTDAGSVHLSNEGVPSAVIGICSRYIHTHASIIHVDDYAAAKELLIQLVKSCDQSTVNTICENG, from the coding sequence ATGAATCAACAGACCTTGCAGATGTTCAAAACACTGACAGAGCTTCCCGGTACTTCAGGAAATGAGCATTTGATACGTCAATATATGCGAGAGAAACTCGGCTTATATGCGGACGCGATCGTTCAAGATCGTCTGGGAAGCATATTCGGAGTTAGAAATGGTCCGGAAAAGGGTCCAACGATTATGGTTGCAGGACATATGGATGAAGTAGGGTTCATGGTGACTTCGATTACTGAAAATGGAATGATCCGCTTTCAAACGCTTGGCGGCTGGTGGAACCAAGTGTTATTAGCTCAGCGGGTACAAATTATTACGGACAAGGGGCCTATTATAGGGGTGATTGGGTCTATTCCGCCTCATTTATTAGATGAAGTAAAGAGAAGCAAACCGATGGAAATAAAAGAGATGTTAATCGATGTAGGTGCCGACAACAAAGAAGAGGTTCAACAAATGGGAATTAAGCCAGGTCAACAAATTACCCCCATCTGCCCATTTACACCTATGGCGAATCCGAAAAAAATTTTAGCGAAAGCGTGGGACAATCGCTATGGATGCGGTTTAGCGATTGAATTGCTTGAAAGTGTTAAAGATGAAACGCTTCCCAATATTCTTTATTCAGGTGCAACAGTCCAGGAAGAGGTAGGGTTTAGAGGAGCACAAACGGCAGCAAACATGATTAAACCAGATCTCTTTTTTGCATTAGATGCAAGTCCCGCCAATGATATGGCCGGTGATAAAAACGAATTTGGCCAATTAGGAAAAGGTGTTCTGCTAAGAATATTGGATCGTACTATGGTAACGCATAGAGGGATGAGGGAATTTGTGTTGGACACAGCGGAACAAAATGATATCCCTTATCAATATTTTGTTTCTCCAGGCGGGACAGATGCAGGAAGCGTTCATCTTTCGAATGAAGGAGTTCCAAGTGCTGTTATCGGAATTTGTTCTCGTTATATTCATACCCACGCATCGATTATTCATGTGGATGACTATGCAGCCGCAAAGGAATTATTAATTCAATTGGTGAAATCGTGCGATCAATCGACTGTAAATACCATTTGCGAAAATGGTTGA
- a CDS encoding amidohydrolase family protein — MSKGKETSNVKLLTADRLITGDGESVIHGAAICLDEQGEIVEAGTEEELLQRYPEASITRYEGSTILPGLIDLHLHIGYYWDQPDFLKYNDGLIALMAAANLKEALSHGVTTIRDANDPGGLCETMKHAQRKKFIVAPRIYHVNKGIIMTGGHAWQLEAAMREANGPWEVRTAVREQVKAGADWIKILTSHRTPTPEFTQEELDAAVDEARRLGRKSCVHASLPLSIDMAIKAGFDTIEHGTFMSVEQAKKMADKGIVWVPTLITFFQIAEHYRRFIVNTEKDIEWDGDFYIASEKAYRENFAHLLETGVKVATGTDIVLPGYPLAPVADEIALMVELGMNPIQAIQAATQTAAEVLDQGHRIGLLETGYLADILVVKGDPLIDIKALQEVQEVFMEGKSVFARE; from the coding sequence ATGTCAAAGGGAAAAGAAACGAGTAACGTCAAATTGTTGACGGCGGATCGCTTAATAACTGGCGACGGGGAGAGTGTGATTCACGGAGCGGCTATATGCCTTGATGAGCAAGGTGAAATCGTTGAGGCGGGAACAGAAGAGGAACTATTGCAACGCTATCCCGAAGCTTCGATTACTCGTTACGAAGGCAGTACCATTCTGCCCGGTTTGATCGATCTGCACCTTCATATCGGATATTACTGGGACCAACCTGATTTCTTAAAGTATAACGATGGGCTCATTGCCCTGATGGCAGCGGCTAATTTGAAAGAGGCGCTTTCTCATGGCGTGACAACCATTCGTGATGCGAATGACCCGGGTGGACTGTGCGAAACAATGAAACATGCCCAAAGAAAAAAGTTTATCGTAGCTCCGCGAATCTATCACGTGAACAAGGGAATTATTATGACGGGGGGGCATGCTTGGCAATTAGAGGCGGCAATGCGGGAGGCGAACGGTCCATGGGAGGTACGTACTGCCGTACGTGAACAGGTGAAGGCCGGAGCGGATTGGATTAAAATCTTAACCAGTCATCGAACCCCGACACCGGAGTTTACTCAGGAAGAACTGGATGCGGCTGTGGATGAAGCCCGTCGCTTAGGAAGGAAGTCCTGTGTTCACGCATCCTTGCCGTTGTCTATCGACATGGCCATTAAAGCCGGATTTGACACGATAGAACACGGAACGTTTATGTCAGTAGAACAAGCGAAAAAAATGGCGGATAAAGGCATCGTTTGGGTACCTACTTTGATTACTTTCTTTCAAATCGCAGAACACTATCGACGATTTATTGTGAACACGGAGAAGGATATCGAGTGGGATGGGGATTTCTATATAGCGTCCGAAAAGGCGTATCGGGAAAACTTCGCCCACCTGTTGGAGACAGGTGTAAAGGTTGCAACCGGTACGGACATCGTTTTGCCAGGATACCCGCTCGCTCCTGTGGCTGATGAGATTGCGCTAATGGTTGAACTGGGCATGAACCCGATTCAAGCTATTCAAGCGGCAACGCAGACAGCTGCGGAGGTTCTGGATCAAGGTCATCGGATTGGTTTGCTTGAAACGGGCTATCTTGCTGATATTTTGGTGGTAAAAGGCGACCCGTTGATTGATATTAAAGCCCTTCAAGAAGTGCAGGAAGTATTTATGGAGGGCAAATCCGTGTTTGCAAGAGAATAA
- a CDS encoding alanine racemase — MIKSEYSFIDTPALLIDEKIMLENLRFMQEKANQYNVNLRPHTKTHRMPELAKLQLKLGASGITVAKVGEAEVMAENGIKDIFIANEIVGISKLERIKDLNREIKIRIGVDSEYQIDQLETVFKDEEKPIEVLIEIEVGENRSGVITDDQIIHLSKYIQTKNKVVLKGVFSHEGHTYKAKNVEECIHLSLESQERTLRAGQIVRDLGIDIDTISIGATPALMHSKILEGITEIRTGTYIFMDVGQGSAIQDYSRCAATVLATVISKPTEERVVLDAGAKALTSQNRTEGICSTHGFGLIKGSDNVRLSGVFDEHGLIYDKGFRRMIEIGDKVEVIPNHICPTCNLYEKAYLVSNGTILEEIPVLGRGKSQ, encoded by the coding sequence ATGATAAAATCTGAATATTCATTTATTGATACGCCTGCGCTTTTAATTGATGAAAAAATAATGTTGGAAAATTTAAGGTTTATGCAAGAAAAAGCGAATCAATACAATGTGAATCTGCGTCCTCATACAAAAACCCATAGAATGCCGGAACTGGCTAAACTTCAATTAAAGTTAGGCGCCTCCGGAATCACAGTTGCCAAAGTAGGAGAGGCGGAAGTGATGGCTGAAAATGGTATCAAAGATATATTTATAGCAAATGAAATCGTCGGTATTTCGAAATTAGAGAGAATCAAAGATTTAAATAGGGAAATAAAGATAAGAATCGGAGTAGACAGCGAATATCAAATCGATCAGTTAGAAACCGTATTTAAAGACGAAGAAAAACCGATCGAAGTGCTGATTGAAATTGAGGTTGGTGAAAACAGATCCGGGGTCATTACGGACGACCAGATTATTCATCTTAGCAAGTATATTCAGACAAAAAATAAAGTCGTGCTCAAAGGTGTTTTTTCACATGAAGGACATACGTATAAAGCGAAAAATGTTGAAGAATGTATACATCTTTCATTAGAAAGTCAAGAAAGGACTCTGCGAGCTGGACAAATCGTTCGGGATTTAGGAATAGATATCGATACAATCAGCATAGGCGCCACTCCTGCGTTGATGCATTCGAAAATACTGGAAGGAATTACGGAAATCAGAACGGGAACCTATATTTTTATGGATGTTGGACAAGGAAGCGCAATTCAAGATTATAGCAGATGTGCGGCTACTGTATTGGCTACGGTTATAAGTAAACCAACGGAGGAAAGAGTTGTTTTGGATGCTGGCGCAAAAGCGTTAACCTCTCAAAATCGAACGGAAGGAATATGTTCCACTCATGGATTCGGACTCATAAAAGGATCAGATAACGTTAGATTAAGCGGTGTATTTGATGAGCATGGCTTGATTTATGATAAGGGATTCAGAAGGATGATTGAAATTGGAGATAAAGTAGAAGTGATTCCAAATCATATCTGTCCAACCTGTAATTTATATGAAAAAGCGTATCTGGTATCAAACGGAACCATATTAGAGGAAATACCCGTATTAGGGAGAGGGAAATCGCAATAA
- a CDS encoding RidA family protein produces the protein MEFIYIDGAKEVQGHYAPATKAGNLICISGQLPINPYTGEKCIDGIKEQTQQVLLNIDAVLKAAGANKNDVMKMTIYIADISYWSEVNEMYAKFFGEHKPARAIVPTTDLHYGFQIEIEAIAYKES, from the coding sequence ATGGAATTTATTTATATTGACGGGGCAAAGGAAGTACAAGGACATTATGCTCCAGCTACAAAAGCAGGAAATTTGATCTGTATTTCTGGTCAACTGCCTATTAATCCTTATACAGGGGAAAAGTGCATTGACGGAATTAAGGAACAAACCCAACAAGTACTCCTTAACATTGATGCAGTATTAAAAGCCGCAGGCGCAAACAAAAATGATGTCATGAAAATGACCATCTATATTGCGGATATCTCTTATTGGAGTGAAGTAAACGAGATGTATGCAAAGTTTTTTGGTGAGCATAAACCTGCAAGAGCAATTGTTCCTACAACTGATCTGCACTATGGTTTTCAAATCGAAATAGAAGCGATTGCCTACAAAGAAAGTTAA
- a CDS encoding alpha/beta hydrolase family protein, with protein sequence MKIKEKHNLRKPTGPYIVGCTYLTYEYNPDENDDHKRMIPCLCFYPAKGIGEGELKKYVSESILPGTSGIVTNSYMNAPIGDGKHPLLLFSHGLGLFCEANTVQFEELASHGYIVLSIGHPGGGLYELPNSGILMLDMEKLDADLKADDEKAMNILPDYTTWVTHGAGKTANIKEHREYYNRIIDHLPGRVAHTEIWIKDSLVALDMVLNEAEQGSSMLYNRVDKENVGAFGMSFGGSTALNLTHYSDIIKASANLDGLYYSPIWQEPIKKPIMLLQKDVRQLLTFPFLNAESNAYLVTVKNSTHMNFTDYNELLAENYISKTTVWNKEVELAMLGEINPDRMESILNILLLDFFNKYLKGVDSQVIDKDDDLSEDVIVNRKGVLRNDKI encoded by the coding sequence ATGAAGATCAAAGAAAAACACAATCTCAGAAAACCTACCGGCCCTTATATCGTAGGATGTACGTACTTAACTTATGAATATAATCCAGATGAAAATGACGATCATAAACGAATGATTCCATGCCTATGTTTTTATCCTGCTAAAGGGATCGGCGAAGGGGAACTGAAAAAATATGTCAGTGAGAGTATCCTTCCGGGAACGAGCGGCATTGTAACGAATTCATATATGAACGCTCCTATAGGTGATGGCAAGCACCCTCTTCTCCTTTTTAGCCATGGATTAGGCCTTTTTTGTGAAGCCAATACCGTTCAATTCGAGGAACTCGCATCCCACGGTTATATTGTATTGAGCATTGGTCATCCAGGTGGAGGTTTATATGAGTTGCCGAATAGCGGGATTTTAATGCTTGATATGGAAAAGCTTGATGCAGATTTAAAAGCTGACGATGAAAAAGCTATGAACATTCTTCCTGATTACACCACATGGGTCACCCATGGAGCTGGCAAAACAGCGAACATCAAGGAACACCGCGAATACTATAACAGAATCATCGACCATCTACCCGGACGTGTGGCTCACACTGAAATATGGATAAAAGACAGTCTTGTTGCCCTTGACATGGTTCTGAATGAAGCTGAGCAGGGAAGTTCTATGCTATATAACCGTGTCGATAAAGAAAATGTCGGCGCTTTTGGAATGTCTTTCGGCGGCTCTACTGCCCTTAACCTGACACATTATTCTGACATCATTAAAGCTAGCGCGAATCTTGACGGTCTTTACTATAGCCCCATCTGGCAAGAACCTATAAAAAAACCGATCATGCTCCTGCAAAAAGATGTGAGGCAGCTTCTAACCTTTCCTTTTTTAAACGCTGAAAGTAACGCCTATTTGGTAACGGTTAAAAACAGCACACATATGAACTTTACAGATTACAACGAATTGTTGGCTGAAAACTATATTTCTAAAACAACAGTATGGAATAAGGAAGTCGAGCTCGCGATGCTTGGAGAAATAAACCCTGATCGAATGGAAAGCATTCTCAATATATTGCTGCTTGATTTTTTTAATAAATACCTTAAGGGTGTAGATTCTCAAGTAATAGACAAAGATGATGATTTATCAGAAGATGTGATTGTAAATAGAAAAGGAGTTCTAAGAAATGATAAAATCTGA
- the pepF gene encoding oligoendopeptidase F — translation MKKLPTRTEIQLEDTWRLEDIFSTDEEWENEYEAVKEFIPEVTEFKGKLADGAELLARALQRQDQLLVRLGKLYTYAQMRNFQDTANAFYQGLYDRIKSLYSQAESTLSYIVPEILSIDEERIKGYLKESKELSLYKHALEEMNLQRPHVLSAEQEALLAQASEVFDASSHTFGMINNADLEFPSIKDEDGKEVEVTHGRYKSFLESEDRRVRHEVFKAVYDTYGKFRNTFASTLAGNVKKNNFHAQVRNYQSARHAALAANHIPESVYVNLVETIQKYLPLLHRYVKLRKKVLGVNELHVYDLYAPLMKNIKMKIGYHEAKDFIIKGLAPLGEEYNQVLNEGFANRWVDVHENKGKRSGAFSLGAYGTNPYVLMNWQDNLKSLFTLAHEFGHSVHSYYTSKTQPFRYGDYSTFVAEVASTCNESLLNDYLLKTIQDEQIRLYLLNHFLDAFQKTVFRQTMFAEFEHFIHIKSQNHEALTADLFTKEYDALNKKYFGAEDIVVDEEIGLEWARIPHFYMNYYVYQYATGFSAATALSKQILEEGAPAVERYIEFLKSGNSDYPIEVLKKAGVDMTTAKPIEEACKVFEEKLAEMESLLS, via the coding sequence ATGAAAAAGCTTCCGACGAGAACGGAGATTCAATTAGAGGATACATGGAGATTAGAGGATATTTTTTCTACTGACGAAGAGTGGGAAAATGAATACGAAGCGGTTAAAGAATTCATACCGGAAGTAACGGAGTTTAAAGGAAAACTTGCTGATGGGGCCGAACTCCTTGCTCGTGCTTTACAAAGACAGGATCAATTATTAGTGCGTCTTGGAAAGCTCTATACCTATGCGCAAATGCGCAATTTTCAAGATACGGCAAATGCATTTTATCAAGGGTTATATGATCGTATCAAAAGTCTCTATTCTCAAGCAGAAAGCACCCTTTCCTATATTGTACCGGAAATCCTTTCTATTGATGAAGAACGCATTAAAGGGTATTTAAAAGAAAGTAAAGAGCTTTCTTTATATAAGCATGCGCTTGAAGAAATGAATTTGCAAAGACCCCATGTACTTTCGGCAGAGCAGGAAGCCTTATTGGCTCAAGCTTCCGAAGTATTTGACGCTTCAAGTCATACATTTGGAATGATCAACAATGCCGACCTGGAATTTCCATCGATTAAAGATGAAGATGGGAAGGAGGTAGAAGTTACGCATGGCCGCTATAAAAGCTTTCTTGAAAGCGAAGATCGAAGAGTTCGTCATGAGGTCTTTAAAGCTGTTTATGATACATACGGCAAGTTTCGCAATACCTTTGCGAGTACATTGGCTGGAAACGTCAAAAAAAATAATTTTCATGCACAGGTTCGAAACTATCAATCAGCTCGCCATGCAGCGTTAGCCGCAAATCATATCCCGGAAAGTGTCTATGTCAACCTTGTCGAAACGATTCAGAAATACTTGCCATTATTACACAGGTATGTAAAGCTGCGCAAAAAGGTGCTGGGTGTAAACGAACTCCATGTCTATGATTTATATGCGCCGTTAATGAAAAATATAAAAATGAAGATTGGCTATCATGAAGCAAAGGATTTCATTATAAAGGGGCTCGCTCCTCTTGGTGAGGAATATAATCAAGTATTAAATGAAGGGTTTGCCAACCGTTGGGTAGATGTACATGAAAATAAAGGGAAAAGAAGCGGCGCTTTCTCATTGGGAGCGTATGGAACAAATCCATACGTATTAATGAATTGGCAGGATAATTTGAAAAGCCTTTTTACTTTAGCACATGAATTCGGACATTCTGTGCATAGCTACTACACTAGTAAAACACAACCATTCCGTTATGGAGATTACTCGACCTTTGTTGCGGAGGTTGCCTCTACATGTAATGAATCGCTTTTAAATGATTATTTATTAAAAACGATTCAGGATGAGCAGATCAGATTGTATTTATTAAATCATTTCTTAGACGCATTTCAAAAAACAGTATTCCGTCAAACGATGTTTGCTGAATTCGAGCATTTCATCCATATAAAGTCTCAAAATCATGAAGCGTTAACAGCAGATTTATTTACGAAAGAATACGATGCCTTAAATAAAAAGTATTTCGGTGCAGAAGACATTGTTGTTGATGAAGAAATCGGATTAGAATGGGCGCGTATCCCACACTTTTACATGAACTATTATGTGTACCAATATGCAACAGGCTTTAGTGCGGCAACGGCCTTAAGCAAACAAATTTTAGAAGAGGGAGCGCCGGCTGTAGAAAGATATATCGAATTTTTGAAATCAGGAAACTCCGATTATCCGATTGAAGTGTTGAAGAAAGCTGGGGTAGATATGACAACTGCAAAACCTATCGAAGAAGCATGTAAAGTTTTTGAGGAAAAGTTGGCTGAAATGGAAAGCTTACTATCGTAA
- a CDS encoding ABC transporter substrate-binding protein, which translates to MKMKQNGKKLSFYLLLCLTLLLSACSGTSNKQEEPAAQSTNSSSANKEPLVQQHKYGETIVPENPQRIVSIALDDMLLSLDLPIVYASTWGENHYLANKLKEKNVEVDNVLDNIINFERILAAAPDLIIAADWIEQADYDKLSKIAPTLLFVRDEWQLEIVKIAQYTNKEEQAQTVLEANLKQAEQAREMIKQASKENATVAFLRTNDKTAFLWFPFPKESAEKNYIDVLYNELGMEPDRLTGELMKQNPNEQYGVELSLEKLPEIDADYLFVTAGSSGKSEESNKKMLDRLAEIEKLKVWQEIPAVKNGHVYKVSARHWMTNGPYADEMKINDVVQSLTK; encoded by the coding sequence ATGAAAATGAAACAAAATGGGAAGAAACTATCGTTCTATCTGTTACTTTGTCTCACATTACTATTAAGTGCGTGCTCTGGAACCTCAAACAAACAAGAGGAACCTGCTGCTCAATCGACAAATTCATCAAGTGCCAACAAAGAACCTCTTGTACAACAGCATAAATATGGAGAGACTATCGTCCCTGAAAATCCTCAAAGAATTGTGTCAATAGCTCTTGATGATATGTTGCTTTCTTTAGATTTGCCAATTGTATATGCCAGCACTTGGGGTGAAAATCATTATCTTGCAAATAAGTTGAAAGAGAAAAATGTTGAGGTTGATAATGTACTGGACAACATCATTAATTTCGAAAGGATACTTGCTGCGGCACCGGATTTGATTATTGCAGCAGATTGGATAGAACAAGCAGATTACGACAAACTAAGTAAGATTGCTCCGACATTATTATTTGTAAGAGATGAGTGGCAATTAGAGATTGTAAAGATTGCACAGTATACAAACAAAGAAGAGCAGGCGCAGACTGTATTAGAAGCCAATCTAAAGCAAGCTGAGCAAGCTAGAGAAATGATCAAGCAGGCATCTAAAGAGAACGCGACTGTCGCATTTTTGCGTACAAATGACAAGACCGCCTTTTTGTGGTTTCCATTTCCAAAGGAATCTGCGGAAAAGAATTATATTGATGTTTTGTATAATGAATTAGGTATGGAACCAGATCGTTTAACGGGTGAATTAATGAAACAAAATCCAAATGAACAGTATGGTGTAGAATTGTCTCTTGAAAAACTGCCTGAAATAGACGCTGATTATTTGTTTGTAACCGCAGGATCGTCTGGTAAATCGGAGGAATCAAATAAGAAGATGCTGGATAGACTTGCTGAAATCGAAAAGCTGAAAGTATGGCAAGAGATCCCTGCAGTTAAAAATGGACATGTCTATAAAGTGTCGGCTAGACACTGGATGACAAATGGTCCTTACGCAGATGAAATGAAGATCAATGATGTCGTTCAATCATTGACAAAATAA